ACGATGAAGATTCTGAAGAAGATCAGAAAAAAACTGAAAAGAAGGAAGAGCCTGAAGAAAAAAGCGAAGCTGAAGAAACAGAAGAAGATTCTGAAGAAGAAGAATCAAAAGAAGAAACTGAAGAGAAAGAGCCTGAAAGCGAAGAAGATAAAACAACAGAAGAAGCTGAAGAAGAGAGTGAGGAACCAGATGATGACGAGTCTGAGGAAGACAGGCTTAAGAAAAGAAAGAAGAAAGGCGAAGAAATAGAGGAGGATGAAGAAGAATTTGAAGAATAAATTTTATTTTCTATTTATTTCTGGCTTGTACTGGCAGATATAAAAAACATAGTCAAGCACTGCTAAGTTCAGCGTTGTATGCGCAGGCGCTATTATACTCCCATATTTTTGCAGTGTTGATTCTGGGCCGTCGTTAACCGAGGCAAATAAGCGGCCATTAAGAACGATCATTGTTGCCCTATTTCCCAATATACTGAATTCATACCTCCCAGGAGTTATAACACCAACAGTAGAGTCATGTTCTAGTAGTTTAACCAATCTTCTGCTCACAATAATTCCAGTTGGGAATTCACAAGCATTAGGAGGTTCAACTGCAAATTCTCCAGATAATAAATCACTTATTTCAGGATTTTCCTTCCTCAAAACTGATGCATTCGGATATTTATCCAGTAATTTTCTTATTGCTTCTTTCTTGTTCATGATTTTCACCTGTTCCTTGAATAATTGTCAACCACAAAATCAAGGCATTTGCGGATTACAGGGATCGAAGAAGGCAGATGTTTTTTGACAAAATCAGCAATTCCTTTTCCTGCTCCGCTATAATAAAAATCTGTAAATGCCCTGCCAAATGGGTTTTGCATTAAAACATCACGTTTAAATTCCTGAAGTCTTAGAACATTCGGATGATTTGCATCGCCATAAACAGCAGTTGCAATAAAACATTCCTCGAGAAATTCATCAGATTCTCGCGGGTATATATCGGCAATAACTTTAATTTCTCCCAGATCATTGATGTGAAAGTATTCTGTATCACCCACCTTGATCAAGCCTTCTTTTAATCTATCCTGCTTAGAAAGATCTGCAAATTCTTTTAATTCGCCTTCTACCTCCTTGCTGCATACAAAGATGTCAGCATAAAGTTCTTCTTTTGAAGATCCGGCGTCTAACTTAAGCAGACCGTCTTCCAGTTTATCTTTATCTTGCTTTTCAAATGGAAGTGCCTTCACGCTTATCATTGGCTTTAAGAATAAAGCTCCATTTATAAATTTTGCTGTTGTGACTACTGCCGAATAATCTCAATATAAAAACCAATACATTTTTATTTGAAAAGGCATTTTCTGATAATATGAGCAACAAGCTGCCGTTCGAATTAATAGAGTACAAGATCTTAATTAAAAAGCCCTCTGAAACTTCTGAAAAATACGGCTGCATTCCGGAAGACAGAAAGACAGAAGAGATCATAGAATACGGAATAATCAACTTAGACAAGCCAAAAGGCCCGACATCGCACCAGGTTTCTGCTTATGTCCAGAAGATTTTAGGGATTTCAAAGTCAGGGCATTCTGGAACATTGGATCCGGCTGTTACAGGCATTCTTCCGGTTGCGCTTGGCAGGGCAACAAGGATTGTACAGACATTATTGCCAGCAGGAAAAGAATATATCTGCCTGATGCACATTCATAAACAAATAGAAGAGAGCTTATTGAGAAAAGTTCTAGATGATTTCCTAGGGAAGATAAGGCAGCTGCCTCCGATAAAAAGCTCTGTAAAAAGAGTGGAAAGGACAAGGGAAATATATTATCTCGAAATTCTTGAAATCCAGGACCAGGACATTTTGTTCATAGTAGGCTGCCAGGCAGGAACATACATAAGAAAACTGTGCGATGATATTGGAAAAAAACTTGGCTGCGGAGCCCATATGGCGGAATTAAGAAGGACAAAAGCAGGGCCTTTCAAGGAAGATGAAAGCCTGTCCACGCTGCAGGACCTGACAGATGCATTCTATTATTACAAAAAAGAGAACAATGGAAAATTCATCAGAAAAATAATACTTCAGATTGAACATGCTGTTTCTCACCTTCCAAAAGCATGGGTATTGGATACCACAGTTGACAGCCTGTGCCACGGATCAGATTTGAAGATTCCGGGAATAAGCAAATTAAATGATAAAATAATTTTCAGCGATATGGTCGCTGTAATGACTTTAAAAAACGAACTAATAGCGATCGGCATAGCAAAGATGAATTCTGAAGAGATCATGAAAAAGGACAAGGGCGTTGCTGTGAAGATCGAAAAAGTGTTCATGCAGCCCAATACTTATCCGAGGATTTCTTGAATGAAAAAGGTATGTGGTTTGCGATGACTTCTTACCCGCTACTTTAAAAAATAGCATTATAGAGGGTAAAATTTATTTATTCTAAAATTGTTGCAGAACAAAAAGATTTATAAATATAAAGTAATTATCAATCATTAGGTAAAATAAAATGGGCGAGACACCAACTTTCTTAGGAAAAAAGGTTACACTTGATGAAGGATTAGCAATGACCCATGAAGAAAGGGACGCATATCAAACTGAAGCTTTGAATAAAAATCAGGAATGGATTGAACATCAGTTAGATTTATATGGCGCAGAATGGGTAATGATTATTGATGGAGAAGTTGTAAAACACGGTGTTTCCCTTGAGGACTATCCTAGAGATGAGCTAGTATTATCTACGGGCAGAAAATATAATAAATTTCCATATGTTTTTGCGAGAAACCCCATAATTAAAGAATCTTCAATTAGTTCTGGAAAACATTTGTGCGATATTGTTAAATAAGTTTCCATTAAAAAAAGAAGATGAAGCATCGTCTCAATTTATCTCTGAACAGGGGGCATTGAAATGAAGGAATATGTATTGGCCAGGATCAAAGATATTTATTATAAATATAGGCTATTGGGCCCTAACCCCGAAAACTATCATCCTGCAGGCATCGATATTAGCTTTCTCGTTTTAGAGATGTTTAGCGC
This genomic stretch from Candidatus Woesearchaeota archaeon harbors:
- a CDS encoding RNA-guided pseudouridylation complex pseudouridine synthase subunit Cbf5; protein product: MSNKLPFELIEYKILIKKPSETSEKYGCIPEDRKTEEIIEYGIINLDKPKGPTSHQVSAYVQKILGISKSGHSGTLDPAVTGILPVALGRATRIVQTLLPAGKEYICLMHIHKQIEESLLRKVLDDFLGKIRQLPPIKSSVKRVERTREIYYLEILEIQDQDILFIVGCQAGTYIRKLCDDIGKKLGCGAHMAELRRTKAGPFKEDESLSTLQDLTDAFYYYKKENNGKFIRKIILQIEHAVSHLPKAWVLDTTVDSLCHGSDLKIPGISKLNDKIIFSDMVAVMTLKNELIAIGIAKMNSEEIMKKDKGVAVKIEKVFMQPNTYPRIS
- a CDS encoding DUF1255 family protein, with translation MNKKEAIRKLLDKYPNASVLRKENPEISDLLSGEFAVEPPNACEFPTGIIVSRRLVKLLEHDSTVGVITPGRYEFSILGNRATMIVLNGRLFASVNDGPESTLQKYGSIIAPAHTTLNLAVLDYVFYICQYKPEINRK